The following proteins come from a genomic window of Nostoc sp. TCL26-01:
- a CDS encoding glycosyltransferase family 4 protein codes for MISTPVGAIGTGIGGGVELTLSNIAQEMSRRGHIVKIVAPVGSIVKDVPVIEIPGELQTPAQNQTRDEPIVIPKNSVLANMWDYARRVQLDYDLIVNFAYDWLPLYLTSFFHCPIAHLISMGSLTDAMDDMIEQIATNFPGTIGVHSLTQAQTFKFADKCRSLANGMDLSIYQFRSQPNNYLAWVGRIAPEKALEDAVAAAKITGIPLKVFGVRQNEEYWQQICQDYADASIIYEGFLPTAQLQQKLGECRGLLVTPRWVEAFGNVAIEALACGVPVIAYNRGGLKEIVKDGQTGFLVKPDSVDGLVDAIKCLDKIDRLACRQQAEAEYSQQAMGDRTEQWFRNILISH; via the coding sequence ATGATATCTACCCCTGTAGGAGCAATTGGTACAGGGATAGGTGGTGGGGTAGAACTTACTCTCAGTAATATTGCTCAAGAAATGAGCCGACGTGGACATATTGTCAAAATAGTAGCTCCTGTTGGTTCCATCGTCAAAGATGTACCTGTGATCGAAATTCCTGGCGAATTGCAAACACCAGCTCAAAACCAGACTCGTGACGAACCAATTGTTATCCCGAAAAACTCTGTCTTAGCTAATATGTGGGATTATGCGCGACGAGTGCAATTAGATTATGATTTGATTGTTAATTTTGCTTATGATTGGTTGCCTTTATATCTAACTTCATTTTTTCATTGTCCCATCGCTCATTTGATTAGTATGGGTTCTTTAACTGATGCAATGGATGACATGATTGAGCAAATAGCAACTAATTTTCCTGGAACTATTGGTGTGCATTCACTAACACAAGCACAGACATTTAAATTTGCTGATAAATGTCGTTCTTTAGCAAATGGGATGGATTTATCTATTTATCAATTTCGCTCTCAACCGAATAATTATTTAGCTTGGGTAGGGAGAATTGCCCCCGAAAAAGCGCTGGAAGATGCAGTTGCAGCAGCGAAAATTACAGGCATTCCCTTAAAGGTTTTTGGTGTGAGGCAAAATGAAGAATATTGGCAGCAAATTTGTCAAGATTATGCTGATGCTTCGATCATCTATGAAGGATTTTTGCCCACAGCGCAATTACAACAAAAATTAGGTGAATGTCGAGGATTATTGGTAACACCTCGGTGGGTAGAAGCCTTTGGTAATGTAGCCATTGAAGCTTTAGCCTGTGGTGTCCCAGTGATAGCTTACAATCGGGGTGGATTGAAGGAAATTGTCAAAGATGGTCAAACAGGTTTTTTAGTCAAACCTGATAGTGTAGATGGGTTAGTTGATGCCATTAAATGTTTAGATAAAATTGATCGCTTGGCGTGTCGGCAACAAGCAGAAGCAGAATATTCTCAACAGGCAATGGGCGATCGCACTGAGCAGTGGTTTAGAAATATATTAATTAGTCATTAG
- a CDS encoding LD-carboxypeptidase, translated as MKSTILPQPLKKGDLLRVIAPSGALREFATLELSLEIWRSRGYRIEVSADIGENWGYLANKDEIRRHQLATAWQDADCRGILCVRGGFGSMRILENWHWQTHTTPKWLIGFSDITALLWSLYNAGISGVHAPVMTTLANEPDWSIDRLFDWVEGRCLAPLKGCGWGGGVATGILLPGNLTVATHLLSTPILPNLDGVILALEDVTEAPYRIDRMLTQWRLSGAFAKVKGIALGGFTRCEPAPNIPSFSTEEVLRDRLEDLGIPIVSNLPFGHDNPNVALPVGVSVTLDADQGILAEINP; from the coding sequence ATGAAATCGACAATCTTACCTCAACCTCTCAAAAAAGGGGATTTACTACGAGTGATTGCGCCTAGTGGCGCTTTACGAGAATTTGCCACTTTGGAACTGAGTTTAGAAATTTGGCGATCGCGGGGTTATCGTATAGAAGTTAGTGCCGATATTGGGGAAAATTGGGGTTATCTTGCCAACAAAGACGAAATTCGTCGTCATCAACTAGCTACAGCTTGGCAAGATGCTGATTGTCGTGGTATTCTCTGCGTTAGAGGCGGTTTTGGGAGTATGCGAATTTTAGAAAATTGGCACTGGCAAACTCACACTACCCCAAAATGGCTGATTGGCTTTTCTGATATCACGGCTTTGTTATGGAGTCTTTACAATGCAGGTATCTCAGGTGTTCATGCACCTGTAATGACAACTTTAGCAAATGAGCCAGATTGGTCAATTGATCGCTTGTTTGATTGGGTAGAAGGACGATGCCTTGCGCCACTCAAAGGTTGTGGTTGGGGTGGGGGTGTGGCTACTGGTATTTTGCTACCCGGAAACCTCACCGTGGCTACCCACCTTTTAAGCACACCCATTTTACCTAATTTAGATGGTGTAATTTTAGCCCTAGAAGATGTCACCGAAGCACCATACCGTATTGACAGGATGCTGACACAGTGGCGTTTAAGTGGTGCTTTCGCTAAGGTAAAAGGCATTGCTCTAGGGGGATTTACTAGATGCGAACCTGCCCCAAATATACCCAGTTTTAGCACAGAAGAAGTTCTGCGCGATCGCTTAGAAGATTTGGGTATTCCCATTGTTTCTAACTTACCATTCGGTCATGACAATCCCAATGTTGCTTTACCTGTAGGTGTATCAGTAACTTTGGACGCAGACCAAGGCATCCTAGCAGAAATCAACCCATAA
- a CDS encoding tetratricopeptide repeat protein, with amino-acid sequence MTSKNQFVFSLILHGAVVFAPWLLSADVSQGQTTPSTPQQQVTAQILSNQEREELRRLRADKGERAQIQAEFEQAFSRTTILLNIWLVILSLFPVAIIALFWLLRRVAIREIVDRAMSQFDGVEKLENQLTIVKQDAENLIQDAKNINRLLERETEALQQKIQAEQENLSLMTSDLMQAKTDNLAQISLEVSNFQKKIENIVSEFAHQISQFESDAQHKRDVTSANIDKIASELQKDAIERKNIVLAELAQSKIDFNSHLVNLQTDTQSHQQQIFEHLTQLQSEFASQIAELSGDLQKQKDIQLENLQDVANTFNSQVSELQITSQNQKAHLWEHLNHLQQEFTEQVSNSQLELQTQKGEFLQKIREIEQFLQTQTSEIQSQTQQELSRFQTEFTSYLSQLKIEAQTSKSQIVENLEKSGLEFVSQFSELQSHAQKQKYLILEKLEKLETEFVSQLSDLQLDAQKRKDLILHQLVENKPVAVAQESVTQVSFDDCMQQGDNLFTQKRYEEAIAYFQQAIEIQPDDAIAHFKQGLTLARLKRYKDAIKAYNQAIKIQPNYHQAWCDMGVAFGNLRRHQEAFTSFDQATQIKPDDAVAWLNRGLALVELDQYEEAIASFDQALKFQPDSPKIWDKRGYTLVRLGKDEQAISSFNKALEIKPDYASAYYNKSACYALQREVELALENLQQAINLNPRYQEDAANDLDFDEIADDQRFKTLIVNH; translated from the coding sequence ATGACTAGCAAAAATCAATTTGTTTTCTCTCTAATTTTGCACGGCGCTGTAGTTTTTGCACCCTGGTTGCTATCTGCTGATGTTAGCCAGGGACAAACTACACCATCCACACCCCAACAACAAGTGACTGCTCAAATACTATCAAATCAGGAACGGGAAGAATTAAGAAGATTACGCGCAGATAAGGGAGAACGCGCGCAAATACAAGCAGAATTTGAGCAAGCTTTTAGTCGCACAACCATCTTGCTAAATATTTGGTTAGTGATTCTCAGTTTATTTCCAGTTGCTATCATCGCTCTATTTTGGCTATTGCGCCGGGTAGCAATTCGGGAGATTGTTGATCGAGCTATGTCTCAGTTTGACGGAGTAGAAAAACTAGAAAACCAGTTAACAATTGTTAAGCAAGATGCCGAAAATCTTATTCAAGATGCTAAAAATATCAATCGTTTATTAGAAAGAGAAACTGAGGCTTTACAGCAAAAAATCCAAGCTGAACAAGAGAATTTATCTCTGATGACATCTGATTTAATGCAAGCAAAGACAGATAATCTCGCACAAATTTCTCTAGAAGTTAGCAATTTTCAAAAGAAGATAGAAAATATAGTCTCAGAATTTGCTCACCAAATATCTCAATTTGAGTCAGATGCTCAACACAAAAGAGATGTGACTTCAGCCAATATAGACAAAATAGCATCAGAGCTACAAAAAGATGCGATAGAACGTAAAAATATAGTGTTAGCAGAGTTAGCACAGTCAAAAATTGACTTTAATAGTCATCTTGTGAATTTGCAGACTGATACTCAATCTCATCAACAGCAAATTTTTGAGCATCTGACTCAGTTACAATCAGAATTTGCCTCACAAATCGCTGAGTTAAGCGGAGATTTACAAAAACAAAAAGATATTCAGCTAGAAAATCTCCAAGATGTAGCCAATACATTTAATTCTCAAGTATCAGAACTACAAATAACCAGCCAAAATCAAAAAGCTCATCTGTGGGAGCATCTCAATCATTTACAGCAAGAGTTTACCGAGCAAGTATCTAACTCTCAATTAGAACTGCAAACACAAAAGGGTGAATTTTTACAGAAAATTAGAGAAATAGAACAGTTTTTACAAACTCAAACCTCGGAAATCCAGTCACAAACTCAACAAGAATTAAGCAGATTTCAGACAGAGTTTACATCCTATCTATCTCAACTTAAAATAGAGGCTCAAACTAGTAAATCACAAATTGTTGAAAACTTAGAAAAATCTGGTTTAGAGTTTGTTTCCCAATTTTCTGAATTACAATCTCATGCTCAAAAACAAAAATACTTAATTTTAGAAAAGCTAGAGAAACTAGAGACAGAATTTGTCTCTCAACTCTCAGATTTACAGTTAGATGCTCAAAAACGTAAAGATTTAATTTTGCATCAGTTGGTAGAAAATAAACCTGTCGCTGTTGCCCAAGAATCAGTTACACAAGTAAGTTTTGACGATTGCATGCAACAGGGTGATAACTTATTTACACAGAAGCGTTATGAAGAGGCGATCGCCTATTTTCAACAAGCAATAGAAATCCAACCTGATGATGCGATCGCCCACTTTAAACAAGGACTTACCTTAGCCAGATTAAAACGTTATAAAGATGCCATCAAAGCATACAATCAGGCTATTAAAATCCAACCCAATTATCACCAAGCTTGGTGTGATATGGGTGTAGCTTTTGGTAATTTACGCCGACATCAAGAAGCTTTCACCTCTTTTGATCAAGCCACACAAATCAAACCAGATGATGCAGTTGCTTGGTTAAATCGTGGTTTAGCTTTGGTAGAATTAGATCAATACGAAGAAGCGATCGCCTCTTTTGATCAAGCACTAAAATTCCAACCTGATTCTCCGAAAATTTGGGATAAACGCGGTTATACTCTTGTCCGACTAGGCAAAGACGAACAAGCGATCAGTTCATTTAACAAAGCATTAGAAATTAAACCAGATTATGCTAGCGCTTACTATAATAAGTCTGCCTGCTATGCCCTGCAAAGAGAAGTAGAATTAGCCCTAGAAAATCTCCAACAAGCAATCAATTTAAATCCCCGATATCAAGAAGATGCAGCTAATGATCTAGACTTTGATGAAATTGCTGATGATCAGAGATTTAAAACATTGATTGTCAATCATTAA
- a CDS encoding bifunctional 2-polyprenyl-6-hydroxyphenol methylase/3-demethylubiquinol 3-O-methyltransferase UbiG, with protein sequence MNKVSVPSFLKSYCQDSFHLKQHLQEFLDIDAKTLEIKLETGQQQLTKLGAEDFDWEKATTFYRDQVGELYLFELGAWHLGSSDYIEDTLLLIVDHAHGRVLDFGGGIGTHTIATALCPQVEQVIYCDINPISRDFVRYRSERLGLGDKIMIAERIPPKETFDTIISFDVLEHLPDPSQQLLQFHQILQPEGKIILNWCFFKGFNQEHPFHLDDPQTVNAFFQTIQSNFLEVFHPYYITARCYRKWERSNGYWVLGNG encoded by the coding sequence ATGAATAAAGTATCAGTCCCGTCTTTTTTAAAAAGTTATTGTCAAGATTCATTTCATTTAAAGCAGCATCTACAAGAATTTTTAGATATAGATGCGAAAACGCTAGAGATAAAGTTAGAAACTGGTCAGCAACAACTGACTAAGTTAGGTGCTGAAGATTTTGATTGGGAAAAGGCTACAACTTTTTACCGTGACCAAGTAGGAGAGCTTTACTTATTTGAGTTAGGAGCTTGGCATTTAGGCAGCTCTGATTACATTGAAGACACATTGCTATTGATTGTAGATCATGCTCATGGTCGAGTGTTAGATTTTGGTGGTGGGATTGGTACTCACACTATTGCTACTGCTCTTTGCCCACAAGTTGAACAAGTGATTTATTGTGATATTAATCCCATTAGTCGTGATTTTGTGCGTTATCGTTCTGAGCGATTAGGATTGGGCGATAAAATTATGATTGCTGAAAGAATACCACCAAAAGAGACATTTGATACTATTATTTCTTTTGACGTTTTAGAACATTTGCCTGATCCTAGTCAACAACTCTTACAATTTCATCAAATCCTTCAACCTGAAGGCAAAATAATTCTGAACTGGTGTTTCTTCAAAGGGTTTAATCAAGAGCATCCTTTTCATCTAGATGATCCCCAAACAGTAAATGCTTTCTTCCAGACAATTCAAAGTAATTTTTTGGAAGTTTTTCACCCCTACTATATAACAGCTCGTTGTTATCGGAAATGGGAAAGGAGTAATGGGTATTGGGTATTGGGTAATGGGTAA
- a CDS encoding ABC transporter substrate-binding protein, translating to MISTIFFSPIKNFNQQLLHGFRQLLLLFVLISTSIFLSGCQGITHKDDGIIHLSLWQAINPPANRDVFEKLVNKFNQTHTDIQVDSIFIGQPQLPKILTAVVGNIPPDILSYDPQTTGQFAELGAIRSLEDWLDKSPLKSEIIPSLFDELRLDGHIWSIPLYTANLGVFYRPKLFQAAGITDTPKTWEELRQVAKKLTIDRNGDKRPEQYGMLLPLGKGEWTVFSWFPFLLSAGGEIITDNKPNLTNAGAISALQFWQDLIKDGSATFSPPERGYEEDAFITGRVAMQITGPWTYIMKSDVDYQVFPIPANVGRATVTATGVLYVMKTTPAREQAALKFLEYVLSAEFQKEWSMGTGFLPVNLQAAQSEDYQQFMSKTPVLKVFMEQMSVARARPIIAGASRLSDSLGRAIEATLLGEPTEKALKTAQERLELIWENK from the coding sequence ATGATATCTACCATTTTTTTCTCCCCAATTAAGAATTTTAATCAGCAGTTGCTTCATGGCTTCAGACAGCTTTTACTGCTATTCGTTTTGATTAGTACGTCTATATTTTTATCCGGTTGCCAAGGCATTACACACAAGGATGATGGCATAATTCACCTCAGCCTATGGCAAGCAATCAACCCTCCTGCTAACCGGGATGTATTTGAAAAATTAGTCAACAAATTTAATCAAACCCACACTGATATCCAGGTTGATTCTATCTTTATCGGTCAACCCCAATTACCCAAAATCTTAACAGCAGTTGTCGGTAATATACCTCCAGATATTCTGTCATACGACCCACAAACTACCGGACAATTTGCAGAATTAGGAGCAATTCGATCGCTAGAAGATTGGCTTGACAAATCACCATTGAAGTCAGAAATTATTCCTAGCTTATTTGATGAATTGCGCTTAGATGGTCATATTTGGTCAATTCCCTTATACACCGCTAATCTTGGTGTTTTTTACCGCCCGAAGCTTTTCCAAGCTGCGGGAATCACAGACACACCAAAGACTTGGGAAGAATTACGGCAAGTTGCTAAAAAGTTGACTATTGACCGCAATGGTGACAAACGACCCGAACAATATGGAATGTTGCTACCTTTAGGCAAGGGAGAATGGACGGTTTTTAGTTGGTTTCCTTTCTTACTGAGTGCTGGTGGCGAAATAATAACAGACAATAAACCGAATTTGACAAATGCAGGGGCTATTAGTGCTTTGCAATTTTGGCAAGACTTAATCAAAGACGGTTCCGCCACCTTTTCTCCCCCTGAACGTGGTTATGAAGAAGATGCTTTTATTACCGGTCGGGTGGCTATGCAAATCACAGGGCCTTGGACTTATATTATGAAGTCTGACGTTGATTATCAAGTTTTTCCCATACCGGCTAATGTTGGACGAGCCACCGTAACAGCTACAGGTGTATTATACGTGATGAAAACTACGCCAGCTAGAGAACAAGCAGCACTCAAATTTCTGGAGTATGTTTTAAGTGCAGAATTCCAAAAAGAGTGGAGTATGGGGACGGGTTTTTTACCAGTTAATCTTCAAGCAGCCCAAAGTGAAGATTATCAGCAATTTATGAGCAAAACACCAGTCTTGAAAGTGTTTATGGAGCAGATGTCTGTAGCACGCGCTAGACCAATCATTGCTGGTGCTAGTCGTCTTTCTGACAGTCTTGGTCGAGCCATTGAAGCCACCTTATTGGGTGAGCCTACCGAAAAAGCCCTGAAGACAGCCCAAGAACGTTTAGAACTGATTTGGGAAAATAAATAA
- a CDS encoding DUF4351 domain-containing protein: MIDHDRLFKELIQTFFWEFIELFLPEVLDYVNKDSLTFLPEEIFTDVTSGDKRKIDLLAKVKFREQETYFLIHLENQAYNQKEFERRIFHYFARLDAKYLLPIFPIVIFSYDKPKRPANSQYTVNFPNRKILEFNYVAIQLNNLNWRNFLNQPNPIAAALMAKMDFKSEERVRVKLECLRMLVTLQLNPAKMELISGFIDTYLKLNATEEQALDTELKQANLIEEEGIMEIVTSWMEKGIAQGEQKIIKRQLQRRFNNIDPSLEQRIDSLSVEQLENLADAIFDFQYLEDLINWLDQQN; this comes from the coding sequence ATGATAGATCACGATAGACTCTTTAAAGAATTAATCCAAACCTTCTTTTGGGAATTTATAGAATTATTCTTACCAGAAGTATTAGACTACGTAAATAAAGACAGCCTCACATTTTTACCAGAAGAAATATTTACTGATGTCACCTCTGGAGACAAACGAAAAATCGACTTACTAGCTAAAGTCAAATTTAGAGAACAAGAGACATATTTTCTGATTCATCTAGAAAATCAGGCATATAATCAAAAAGAATTTGAACGGCGGATATTTCATTACTTCGCTCGTTTAGATGCAAAATATTTATTACCTATCTTCCCTATCGTCATTTTCTCCTACGACAAACCAAAACGCCCAGCCAATAGCCAATATACAGTTAACTTCCCTAATAGAAAAATCCTAGAATTTAATTACGTCGCTATTCAATTAAATAACCTCAACTGGCGAAACTTTTTAAACCAACCAAACCCCATCGCCGCCGCATTAATGGCAAAAATGGACTTTAAATCAGAAGAAAGAGTCCGAGTCAAACTAGAATGCTTAAGGATGTTAGTAACCTTGCAGTTAAACCCTGCTAAAATGGAACTAATTTCCGGCTTTATTGACACCTATCTCAAATTAAACGCTACAGAAGAACAAGCACTTGATACCGAACTAAAACAAGCCAACTTAATAGAAGAGGAAGGAATTATGGAAATTGTCACCAGTTGGATGGAGAAAGGAATTGCACAAGGAGAACAAAAAATTATTAAAAGACAACTCCAACGACGTTTTAATAATATTGATCCCAGCTTAGAGCAACGTATTGATTCCTTATCTGTAGAACAATTAGAAAACCTAGCAGATGCAATTTTTGATTTCCAATATTTAGAAGACCTAATCAATTGGTTAGACCAACAGAATTGA
- a CDS encoding putative sugar O-methyltransferase yields MDLPNKALQTSLTDNIDYPEFCLRASLDYSIFKDFRRNEIYRIALEHDSYEQGLEYLEATKKSGSNVLSNINEFLKNDQVGNPEAFDYEGIGIIAPPTLRYIKILSDLESEFGALDNLNICEIGVGYGGMCRIINSYFNVKTYTLVDLKPVLMLAQRYLDHYPLNTTLIYKTMNELHKESYDLVISNYAFTELRREIQEVYLEKIILSATKGYITYNEINPEDFNSYTKEELIKIIPQIKVNPEVGILHPKDCTLVW; encoded by the coding sequence ATGGACTTGCCAAACAAGGCTTTGCAAACTAGTCTGACTGACAACATTGACTATCCTGAATTCTGTTTAAGAGCCAGTTTAGATTATTCTATATTCAAAGATTTTCGTCGCAATGAAATATACAGAATTGCCTTAGAACATGATTCTTATGAACAAGGTTTAGAGTATCTGGAAGCAACTAAGAAGTCTGGTTCTAATGTGTTAAGTAATATTAATGAATTTTTGAAAAACGATCAGGTTGGCAATCCCGAAGCTTTTGATTATGAGGGTATTGGCATCATAGCACCACCTACTCTACGATACATAAAAATTTTGTCGGATTTAGAATCTGAATTTGGCGCTCTAGACAACCTCAATATATGTGAAATTGGAGTAGGTTATGGAGGAATGTGCCGAATTATCAATAGTTATTTCAACGTGAAAACCTATACATTGGTTGATTTGAAACCAGTGCTGATGCTGGCTCAAAGATATTTAGATCATTATCCTTTAAACACAACACTGATCTATAAAACAATGAATGAATTACACAAAGAAAGTTATGACTTAGTGATCAGCAACTATGCTTTTACCGAACTGAGAAGAGAAATACAAGAAGTTTACCTAGAAAAGATAATTCTCTCTGCTACAAAAGGCTACATTACATACAATGAAATTAATCCAGAAGACTTTAATTCTTACACAAAAGAAGAGTTGATAAAAATCATTCCTCAAATCAAAGTAAATCCCGAAGTTGGTATACTACATCCTAAAGATTGTACTCTTGTGTGGTAA
- a CDS encoding acireductone dioxygenase, translating into MATLLLDDGTIESNLDEIVRELAPLGIYLKHYDPGTSLLFPSLLAQDVLSDSEKCHIVELHNSVFEFLQQENGYLWCDLLNLHPGSPNLQTLTAAYSQYHIHTAPEPLYVLAGEMIFGFVKPDGSQLQLLVQSQDYLHIPAGVEHWCSLTGSLHFKAIRYFTAADGWVPNYTGTQLSDSQHKSH; encoded by the coding sequence ATGGCGACCTTGTTACTTGACGACGGCACAATTGAGAGCAATCTAGATGAGATAGTCCGTGAACTAGCCCCGTTGGGAATTTATCTGAAACATTACGACCCAGGTACATCACTGTTATTTCCCAGCCTATTGGCACAGGATGTTCTCTCAGATAGCGAGAAGTGCCATATCGTAGAGTTACACAACAGCGTCTTTGAGTTTCTCCAACAGGAAAATGGCTATCTTTGGTGTGATTTGCTCAATTTGCATCCAGGCTCGCCAAATTTACAGACTTTAACTGCCGCCTATAGTCAATATCATATTCATACTGCCCCTGAACCTTTGTATGTGTTAGCAGGAGAGATGATTTTTGGTTTTGTTAAACCCGATGGTAGTCAGCTACAGCTTTTAGTCCAGTCACAAGATTATCTGCATATCCCGGCTGGGGTAGAACATTGGTGCAGTCTCACCGGATCTTTGCATTTCAAAGCTATACGCTATTTCACAGCCGCAGATGGTTGGGTTCCCAATTATACAGGCACGCAGTTAAGCGATTCTCAGCACAAGTCACACTAA
- a CDS encoding deoxyribodipyrimidine photo-lyase, 8-HDF type, with translation MSDLVLFWHRRDLRIADNTGLAAAREQSPKVVGVFCLDPNILERDDVAPARVAYMIGCLQMLQQRYTQAGSQLLILHDDPVQAIPNLAEALKAKAVFWNWDVEPYSQVRDRQIIDILKDKGIQFLSKNWDQILHAPDEIYSGSNSPYTVYTPFWKNWSSKPKAQPVETLTSAEGLTETEEEIAQKAGVKALPTAKDLGFIWDGELVIAPGEAAAQSKLEEFTAKAITAYQEQRNFPAVDGTSQLSAALKFGVIGIRTVWQATTEALEHSRSEEATAGIRTWQQELAWREFYQHAMYNFPELADGAYREAFKNFPWENNAEYFQAWCEGKTGYPIVDAAMRQLNESGWMHNRCRMIVASFLTKDLLINPQWGEKYFMQKLIDGDLSANNGGWQWSASSGMDPKPVRIFNPASQTQKFDPEGEYIRTWVRELKSVDPEYLVTGKITPLELHAVGYPQPIVDHKKQQQQFKQRYQKQKELI, from the coding sequence ATGTCTGACTTAGTTTTGTTTTGGCATCGCCGTGATTTACGCATTGCTGATAATACGGGGCTAGCTGCGGCGAGAGAGCAAAGTCCGAAAGTGGTGGGTGTGTTTTGCCTCGACCCGAATATTTTAGAGCGAGATGATGTTGCACCAGCAAGAGTAGCTTATATGATTGGCTGTTTGCAGATGTTGCAACAGCGATATACTCAAGCTGGAAGTCAACTATTGATACTTCATGATGATCCTGTGCAGGCTATACCGAATTTAGCAGAGGCGTTGAAGGCTAAGGCGGTGTTTTGGAATTGGGATGTAGAACCGTATTCGCAGGTGCGCGATCGCCAAATTATTGATATCCTCAAAGATAAAGGTATCCAATTTCTAAGCAAAAATTGGGATCAAATACTTCATGCCCCAGATGAGATTTATTCAGGTAGCAATTCTCCTTACACTGTATACACCCCCTTTTGGAAGAATTGGAGTAGTAAACCCAAAGCCCAGCCAGTAGAAACTCTCACCAGTGCTGAAGGGTTGACGGAAACTGAGGAAGAAATTGCTCAAAAAGCTGGTGTCAAAGCTTTACCCACCGCCAAAGATTTAGGCTTTATCTGGGATGGAGAATTGGTTATCGCACCAGGAGAAGCCGCAGCTCAAAGCAAGCTAGAAGAGTTTACCGCTAAAGCCATCACAGCATACCAAGAACAGCGCAATTTTCCCGCCGTTGACGGTACATCACAACTGAGTGCTGCACTAAAGTTTGGTGTTATCGGCATTCGTACAGTTTGGCAAGCAACGACAGAAGCCTTAGAACATAGTCGTAGCGAAGAAGCTACCGCAGGTATCCGCACATGGCAACAAGAGTTAGCTTGGCGGGAATTTTATCAACACGCTATGTATAATTTTCCAGAATTAGCAGATGGTGCTTACCGCGAAGCTTTTAAAAACTTCCCTTGGGAGAATAATGCAGAATACTTTCAAGCTTGGTGTGAAGGTAAAACAGGTTATCCTATTGTCGATGCAGCCATGCGCCAGTTGAATGAAAGCGGCTGGATGCACAACCGTTGTCGGATGATAGTGGCTAGTTTCCTGACTAAAGACTTGTTAATTAATCCCCAATGGGGAGAAAAGTATTTCATGCAGAAGTTAATTGACGGTGATTTGTCTGCCAATAATGGTGGCTGGCAATGGAGTGCTTCGAGTGGGATGGACCCTAAACCAGTGAGGATTTTTAACCCTGCTAGTCAAACCCAAAAATTTGATCCAGAAGGTGAATATATCCGCACATGGGTGAGAGAATTAAAGTCTGTAGATCCGGAATATTTAGTCACAGGTAAAATTACCCCGTTAGAACTTCATGCTGTTGGTTATCCTCAACCGATTGTGGATCATAAAAAACAACAACAGCAATTTAAACAACGTTATCAAAAACAAAAAGAGTTAATTTAA